In the Hordeum vulgare subsp. vulgare chromosome 7H, MorexV3_pseudomolecules_assembly, whole genome shotgun sequence genome, one interval contains:
- the LOC123410933 gene encoding mitogen-activated protein kinase 2: MRMEGGGVGAGGGGGGGHGGGHGLGGEAQIKGTLTHGGRYVQYNVYGNLFEVSAKYVPPIRPVGRGACGIICAAVNAHTREEVAIKKIGNAFDNQIDAKRTLREVKLLRHMNHENVISIKDIIRPPRRENFNDVYIVYELMDTDLHHLLRSNQPLTDDHCQYFLYQVLRGLKYVHSAKVLHRDLRPSNLLLNAKCELKIGDFGLARTTTETDFMMEYVVTRWYRAPELLLNCSEYTAAIDIWSVGCILGEIAMREPLFPGKDYVHQLRLITELIGSPDDTSLGFLRSDNARRYVRSLPQYPKQHFGSRFPNMSTGAMDLLERMLVFDPSKRITVDEALCHPYLASLHEINDEPVCPAPFSFDFEQPSFTEEDIKELIWREALKFNPEPIH; encoded by the exons ATGCGCATGGAGGGTGGAGGCGTCggggctggaggaggaggaggaggaggccacggcggcggccatggcctcGGCGGGGAGGCGCAGATCAAGGGCACGCTCACCCACGGCGGCAGGTACGTGCAGTACAACGTCTACGGCAACCTCTTTGAGGTCTCTGCCAAGTACGTCCCACCCATCCGACCTGTCGGCCGCGGCGCTTGCGGCATCATCTG TGCTGCGGTAAATGCACATACTCGTGAGGAGGTCGCTATCAAGAAGATTGGTAATGCGTTTGACAACCAGATCGATGCCAAACGCACTTTGCGCGAAGTAAAGCTGCTTCGCCACATGAATCATGAGAAT GTGATTTCAATAAAGGACATCATACGCCCACCAAGGCGGGAGAACTTCAACGATGTTTACATCGTCTACGAACTGATGGACACTGATCTTCACCACCTTCTAAGATCAAACCAGCCACTCACAGATGATCACTGTCAG TATTTTCTCTACCAAGTGCTCCGAGGACTAAAGTACGTGCATTCAGCAAAGGTCTTGCACCGGGACCTCAGGCCGAGCAACCTGCTGCTCAATGCCAAGTGTGAACTCAAGATTGGAGATTTTGGCTTGGCAAGGACCACCACTGAGACTGATTTCATGATGGAGTATGTTGTTACTCGGTGGTACagggcgccggagctcctcctcaATTGCTCGGAGTACACTGCAGCAATTGATATTTGGTCAGTCGGTTGCATCCTAGGTGAGATTGCTATGAGGGAGCCACTGTTTCCTGGAAAAGATTATGTTCATCAGCTGAGGCTAATTACTGAG CTGATAGGCTCACCAGATGATacgagccttgggtttcttcgaagTGATAATGCCCGCAGATACGTGAGGTCTCTTCCTCAATACCCGAAACAACATTTTGGTTCACGGTTCCCCAATATGTCCACTGGTGCCATGGATTTGCTTGAGAGGATGCTCGTGTTTGATCCGAGCAAGAGGATTACTG TTGATGAGGCTCTGTGCCATCCGTACTTAGCATCCCTTCATGAGATAAATGATGAACCTGTCTGCCCAGCGCCTTTCAGCTTCGACTTTGAGCAGCCATCATTTACTGAGGAAGATATCAAAGAACTTATTTGGAGGGAGGCTCTCAAGTTCAACCCTGAACCAATTCACTGA